CTGGCCCCAAAGTAAGGTAATCTTCTCTCCCATGATCACATTCGTGCGTTTCGTATTGCTGTTCGTGGTTATGCTGGTCATCCCCGGTATCTCTTTCAGTGATTTTATGAGTTCCTCTCTCTTTGGAACCCTGTCTCCGTTGAGTACCAGGCAGACCATAACCTCTTTCGTAGTAAATCCGTAGCGAATCAGGACATGACGAATAAGCCCCTTTCCGGACTCTTCCTCATAGGCTGGAATTCCATACTGCTCCATCCAGCCCAGTACCCGGTTCAGAACCCGTTCATTCTCTTCCACGCCAAGATAGCATTTACGGGTGTTGATGATGCTGTGGGTTCTGCCGGCATAGAATCCGGTAACCGGCCTTCCATCCTTATCCACGCTAATTGGAAACTGTGCTTTATTCCGATAGTAGAATGGTTCTTTCATCCCCAGGATAGGCTCCATGGGAATCTCCTGAAAGCCGCCAATCCTCTTTAAATTATTCAGTATCTTATTTTCCTTAAATGCAAGCTGTTCTTCGTAAGACATCATCTGAAGCTGACATCCCCCGCATTGCCGTGCAATCGGACACAGTGGTTCCACCCGATGAGGGGAAGGGGTGAGAAGCTTCATCAGCCGCGCATATCCGTAGTTCTTCTTCGCCTTGATAACCTTGACCTCTGCCTCGTCACCGATTACCGTGTCCTTCACAAACAGCGTATATCCGTTAACCTTTCCAATCCCTTCTCCATCGTGACCGATGTCTTCGATTTTAAGGGTAAGTACATCATTCTTCTTATAAATCATTCCACACCCCTGTCTCTCCTATTCCTCAGAGGATCTTCTCAAATTGGATTCAAAGATGCGGTTATAGCCCAGCCATCCGTTGTTATCTCCTGCATTTTCAAAAATTTCTTTCATGGTTTCCATCTTGGCATCCGTATTATCCGCCAGATTTAAGGCCAGTGCCTCTGCGAGGGCCGGTTTCTTTGGCGAACCATATTCCAGCTCTCCATGGTGGGCCAGGATACAGTGCTTCAGTTCATGTTCCAGCTTTTCCGGAAAGCCCGGTATCTTCTGAGCTGCATCGTGAATCATCTCGGCTCCGATCATAATATGTCCCAAAAGCTGTCCGTCATCGGTATAGTCATTCTGGGGAAATGCAGATAGCTCCTTTGTTTTTCCGATATCGTGGAAAATTGCGGATGTAATCAAAAGATCCCGGTTCAGAATCGGGTATGCTTTAGCATAATAATCACACAGTCTTGTCACGCCCAGCGTATGCTCCAGAAGGCCCCCGATAAATCCGTGATGTACGTTCTTGGCGGCAGAGCTGTTCTTAAATGCCTTAATTAGTTCTGTATCCATTTCAAAATAGTACGACAGCAGCTGGGAAAAATATGGATTTTTGACAGTCCTTATGAACTGCAGCAGCTCCGCATACATCGTCTCAATATTAAATTTACTCGCCGGAAGGTAATCTGCGGGGTTATACTCGCCCTCCTTAACCTTACGGGCGCGCTTAATGCTTACCTGTAAGGCTCCAGCAAAGCTCGTCACATCTCCTACCACATCAATATAATCCAGGGAATCAAAATCCGCAATTCCTACGGAATTCGGCTCCCAGATTTTCGCATCAATCGTTCCCGTCTTATCCTGAAGAATTACATTCTCGTAACTTTTCCCATTCTTCGTCACAGCGGGCTGCTTGTGTTTACAGAGATAAACACCTGTCATCTTGTTACCTTCATGCAATTCATTAATGTACTTCATCAATACTTATTCTCCTATCTATTACCGTACCCGTATCAATAATCCCGGATACAGTTTCTTGACTCATTCTACCCTAATTCAGCTTTCATTTCAAGCTTCACCTATCTCAACCTCGAAAGGAACCTCCACATATCCTTCCGCACCTTTTCTCATGGCCGTTATCTGAATCTTCTGTCCTGGTGTACATTTGTCCAGCTTATCCCGATATTGCTTTAATGTAGTAACCTTATCCTCGCCGAACTTGACTATGACATCCTGCTCGTTGATTCCTGAGAGCATCGCAGGTGAATCCGGCTGTACCGTAGTAACCAGAACACCTTTGGGGATTCCGGTTTTCTCTGCAATTTCCGGTGTAACATCCTGCCCCTTGATTCCCACATAGGTAAGTTGTTCATTATTGGATAACTTTTCAATCATCTGCTTGATCTGTGAGATTGCTATGCCTGTTATGATGTTCTTGTCCTCTGAGCTGTAGCTTTGAGCGATAATTCCGACAATCTCACCATCCAGATTTACCAGGATACCACTTCCCTCCTTGCTTCCCATGATGTCTGTGGTAAGCAGGTTATACTCTGTATCTATGGTGGATATTTTATTTGTAACCGAGGTAATGACACCATACGCCACGGAAGCACTGTAACCGATGGGGCTGCCCAGCGCCAGTATAGGTTCTCCCTGTGACACGCCATAAGAATTTCCCAGCGGAGCGATCTCCATTCCATCCCGGGTTGACTGTTCCAGATCCGCGCTTGTCACCCTTATAATTGCGAAGCCGGTGTTGGGGTCGCTCTTTTGATAGATTGCATCTACCATTGCCCCATCCCAGAATGTCACCTGAATCCGCTCCACATCTTCTAAAACCCTGTACTCTGTAAGTATGAACAAATCCTGGCCATTATCCGCAACCAGCAGACCGGAAATCTGCTGCTGACTTTCATAATTCTGATTGAAATAATCCATCCAGCTTTTAATTCCGATTACGTTTACGATGGAACGCTCAGGTTTTTCCGACACAGCCAGCATCTCTTTATAGAGCTGCTTATATTCCGTCAGCCCGATTTCATCCCTTGGCTGCCCGTCCGTATTTGCCGCCGGGTCCTGCGATGTCCCGGTAGCAGACGAATCTCCTGCTGCGGGCGTGGGGGTAGGCTCCTCATCCACCGGAATATCCACCTTGGGTGCCTTCCCTTCTCCATGAATTGCAGAAGATGCTTGGGGTTCCACCCAGGCAAAGATACAGGCCGCAGCCGCACCGAATATGATTCCTGCGCCTGCAATCATGGCAATCCGTATGAGAATATCCTTTTTATCCAACTGCTTTTTCTTTATGATTTCCTTTATGAAATGATAGGGTTTCTGATCGTGATCCATAATCGGTTTCTCCTGTTTCTTTTTTGGTCACTGCTATCATGGATTGCTTCGCATTTTGTGACCCTTATGTTTTTTTATAATACCAGAAACATATGAACAATTTATGAAGAAGTCTTAAGAATCATGTAGTTGTCTTTTTCACTTTTCCCTTCCAAAATAGACGCATTTAGAGTATAGTAGATATTGGAATTGTATGCAGCAATACAGAAAACCTGCCACCGGCAGCTTTCCTTGCATACTTTGGCATGATAAAACAAACTATAAGGAATGAAACATGAATAAGAAAGCGTTAAAAACATTAGAATATGATAAAATTATCGAGCGTCTCATTTCCCATGCCTCCTCCCCCATGGGTAAGGAGCTGTGCCGGAACCTGGAGCCTTCCGATGATATTGATACAATCAGAAGAATGCAAAGAGAAACCCATGATGCTCTGTCCCGCCTGTTTAAAAAGGGAAATATTTCCTTTGGCGGTGCCAGCGATATTCGTCCTTCTTTGAGGAGGCTGGATATCGGCAGTTCTCTGAATATCCCGGAATTGCTTGCAATCTGCAGCCTGTTGGAAAATACAGCCAGAATAAAGTCCTATGGGCGTCATGACAATACGGATGTATTGCCCGATGTGCTGGATCCACTGTTTGACGCACTGGAACCCCTGACACCCCTTTCCGCCAGAATCCGAAGCTGCATCCTTTCAGAGGATGAAATTACTGATGATGCCAGCAGTACTTTAAAGCAGATCCGCCGTTCTATGAAACAGGCAGGAGACAGGATACATGCACAGCTCTCTTCCCTGTTAAACGGTTCTCTGCGGACATATCTGCAGGATGCTGTGATTACGATGAGGAATGGCCGGTACTGTGTCCCGGTCAAGTCTGAATACCGCGGACAGGTGCCGGGGATGATTCATGACCAGTCCTCCACAGGCTCTACCGTATTTATCGAGCCTATAAGCATCGTGAAGCTGAATAACGATATCCGGGAGTTGGAGAACAGGGAACAGGCAGAAATTGAAGTTATCCTGGCCGGTTTGAGCCAGGAGGCCGCCGGTTATCTGGAGGTTATCGGATACAATCTGGAAAACATGGTGGAACTGGACTTCATCTTTGCCCGGGCCTCCCTCGCCATGGATATGGATGCCAATGAACCACTGTTCAATACCGAGGGGCGGATTCGGATTCGAAAAGGCCGTCATCCGTTGATTGACAGGCAAAAGGTGGTTCCTATTGATATATTGCTTGGAGATGCCTTCGATCTGCTGATTATCACAGGCCCCAATACCGGTGGTAAAACTGTATCTTTAAAGACCGTAGGTCTGCTGACGCTGATGGGGCAGGCCGGTCTGCATATCCCGGCTCTGGACCGCAGTGAGCTCGCAGTTTTCCGGGAGGTATACGCCGATATCGGCGATGAGCAGAGTATTGAGCAGTCTTTAAGTACCTTTTCCTCGCATATGACCAACGTAGTTTCCTTTCTGGAGAAGGCAGACAAAAGTTCTCTTGTTCTTTTTGATGAGCTTGGCGCAGGTACGGACCCTACGGAAGGTGCGGCGCTCGCCATCTCTATCCTCTCCTATCTGCATAACCAGGGGATTCGAACCATGGCTACCACGCATTACAGTGAACTGAAGGTCTATGCGCTTTCTACTCCCGGTGTGGAAAATGCCAGCTGCGAATTTGACGTGGAAACCCTTCGCCCCACCTATCGCCTGTTAATCGGTGTCCCTGGCAAAAGTAATGCCTTTGCTATTTCTTCTAAGCTGGGCCTTCCGGATTATATTATTGAGGAAGCACGCAGTCAGATCAGTGAGGAGGCGGAATCCTTCGAAGATGTGATTACCTCGCTGGAGGAAAGCCGCAGAACAATCGAAAAAGAGCGGGAAGAAATTGCCTCTTATAAAAAAGAGATTGAAGATCTGAAATCCAAATTCTCTGAGAAGCATGAAAAACTGGAGCAGCGCCGGGATAAAATCATCCAAAATGCAGTAGATGAGGCCAATACGATTCTGCGGGATGCAAAGCAGTATGCAGACCAGACCATGCGTGATTTCCAGAAATTTGGGAAAGATCATGTGGATGTGAATCAGATGGAACGGGAACGTCAGGCCCTCCGTGAGGAGATGAATAAGCTGGAGAAGAAAAAGTCAGGTATAGACAAGCCAAAAGTAACCTCCAACCTGAAACCCAAGGATTTGAATCTGGGTGATGCCGTAAGGGTGTTGAGCCTGAACCTGAAGGGAACCGTAAGCTCCCGCCCGGACAGCAAAGGTTTTCTCTTTGTTCAAATGGGAATTATGCGCTCCAAGGTTCATATCTCCGATCTTCAGCTGATTGATGAGCCCGTAATCACTGCCCCTTCTATGCAGCGAACAGGAACCGGAAAAATTAAGATGTCGAAATCGGCTTCTGTATCCACAGAGATTAATCTTTTGGGGAAAACAGTTGATGAGGCCGTAGCCGAGTTAGACAAATACCTGGATGATGCCTATCTGTCACACCTTCCAAGCGTAAGGGTTGTTCATGGCAAAGGTACAGGTGCCTTACGCAAGGGGGTACATAACTACCTGCGCCGTCAAA
The window above is part of the Novisyntrophococcus fermenticellae genome. Proteins encoded here:
- a CDS encoding 3'-5' exoribonuclease YhaM family protein; protein product: MKYINELHEGNKMTGVYLCKHKQPAVTKNGKSYENVILQDKTGTIDAKIWEPNSVGIADFDSLDYIDVVGDVTSFAGALQVSIKRARKVKEGEYNPADYLPASKFNIETMYAELLQFIRTVKNPYFSQLLSYYFEMDTELIKAFKNSSAAKNVHHGFIGGLLEHTLGVTRLCDYYAKAYPILNRDLLITSAIFHDIGKTKELSAFPQNDYTDDGQLLGHIMIGAEMIHDAAQKIPGFPEKLEHELKHCILAHHGELEYGSPKKPALAEALALNLADNTDAKMETMKEIFENAGDNNGWLGYNRIFESNLRRSSEE
- a CDS encoding S1C family serine protease; this translates as MDHDQKPYHFIKEIIKKKQLDKKDILIRIAMIAGAGIIFGAAAACIFAWVEPQASSAIHGEGKAPKVDIPVDEEPTPTPAAGDSSATGTSQDPAANTDGQPRDEIGLTEYKQLYKEMLAVSEKPERSIVNVIGIKSWMDYFNQNYESQQQISGLLVADNGQDLFILTEYRVLEDVERIQVTFWDGAMVDAIYQKSDPNTGFAIIRVTSADLEQSTRDGMEIAPLGNSYGVSQGEPILALGSPIGYSASVAYGVITSVTNKISTIDTEYNLLTTDIMGSKEGSGILVNLDGEIVGIIAQSYSSEDKNIITGIAISQIKQMIEKLSNNEQLTYVGIKGQDVTPEIAEKTGIPKGVLVTTVQPDSPAMLSGINEQDVIVKFGEDKVTTLKQYRDKLDKCTPGQKIQITAMRKGAEGYVEVPFEVEIGEA
- a CDS encoding endonuclease MutS2, whose product is MNKKALKTLEYDKIIERLISHASSPMGKELCRNLEPSDDIDTIRRMQRETHDALSRLFKKGNISFGGASDIRPSLRRLDIGSSLNIPELLAICSLLENTARIKSYGRHDNTDVLPDVLDPLFDALEPLTPLSARIRSCILSEDEITDDASSTLKQIRRSMKQAGDRIHAQLSSLLNGSLRTYLQDAVITMRNGRYCVPVKSEYRGQVPGMIHDQSSTGSTVFIEPISIVKLNNDIRELENREQAEIEVILAGLSQEAAGYLEVIGYNLENMVELDFIFARASLAMDMDANEPLFNTEGRIRIRKGRHPLIDRQKVVPIDILLGDAFDLLIITGPNTGGKTVSLKTVGLLTLMGQAGLHIPALDRSELAVFREVYADIGDEQSIEQSLSTFSSHMTNVVSFLEKADKSSLVLFDELGAGTDPTEGAALAISILSYLHNQGIRTMATTHYSELKVYALSTPGVENASCEFDVETLRPTYRLLIGVPGKSNAFAISSKLGLPDYIIEEARSQISEEAESFEDVITSLEESRRTIEKEREEIASYKKEIEDLKSKFSEKHEKLEQRRDKIIQNAVDEANTILRDAKQYADQTMRDFQKFGKDHVDVNQMERERQALREEMNKLEKKKSGIDKPKVTSNLKPKDLNLGDAVRVLSLNLKGTVSSRPDSKGFLFVQMGIMRSKVHISDLQLIDEPVITAPSMQRTGTGKIKMSKSASVSTEINLLGKTVDEAVAELDKYLDDAYLSHLPSVRVVHGKGTGALRKGVHNYLRRQKYVENFHLAEFGEGDAGVTIVEFKK